A section of the Halichoerus grypus chromosome 11, mHalGry1.hap1.1, whole genome shotgun sequence genome encodes:
- the HINFP gene encoding histone H4 transcription factor isoform X2, translated as MDSSADLIRHVYFHCYHTKLKQWGLQALQSQADLSPCILDFQSRNIIPDIPDHFLCLWEHCESSFDNPEWFYRHVEAHSLCCEYQAVGKDNHVVLCGWKGCTCTFKDCRKLREHLRSHTQEKVVACPTCGGMFANNTKFLDHIRRQTSLDQQRFQCSHCSKRFATERLLRDHMRNHVNHYKCPLCDMTCPLPSSLRNHMRFRHSEDRPFKCDCCDYSCKNLIDLRKHLDTHSKEPAYRCDFENCSFSARSLCSIKSHYRKVHEGDSEPRYKCHVCDKCFTRGNNLTVHLREKHQFKWPSGHPRFRYKEHEDGYMRLQLVRYESVELTQQLLRQPQDGSGLGAALSESSLQGILLEAVPGEPGPQEEAEEEEEGGSSEGTGLSASQDTPSPVIHVVNQTNAQGEQEIVYYVLSEAPGEPPPAPEPPSGDIMEKLQGIAEESEVRMV; from the exons ATGGACAGTTCGGCTGACCTCATCCGCCATGTCTACTTCCACTGCTACCACACCAAGCTGAAGCAGTGGGGGCTGCAGGCTCTGCAGAGCCAGGCCGACCTCAGCCCCTGCATCCTGGACTTCCAGAGCCGCAACATCATCCCTGACATCCCTGATCACTTCCTGTGTCTGTGGGAGCATTGTGAG agttccttCGACAATCCCGAGTGGTTCTATCGGCATGTGGAAGCGCACAGCCTGTGCTGTGAATACCAGGCAGTCGGCAAGGACAACCATGTGGTGCTGTGTGGCTGGAAAG GCTGTACCTGCACCTTCAAGGACTGCCGGAAGCTTCGGGAGCACCTCCGCAGCCACACCCAGGAGAAGGTGGTGGCCTGCCCCACCTGTGGGGGCATGTTTGCCAACAACACCAAGTTCTTAGATCACATCCGTCGCCAGACCTCGTTGGATC agcaGCGCTTCCAGTGCTCTCACTGTTCCAAGAGATTTGCCACGGAGCGGCTCCTGCGGGACCATATGCGTAACCATG tGAACCACTATAAGTGTCCTCTGTGTGATATGACCTGCCCGCTGCCGTCTTCCCTCCGCAACCACATGCGCTTTCGCCACAGCGAGGACCGGCCCTTCAAATGTGACTGTTGTGACTACAG CTGCAAGAATCTGATTGACCTGCGGAAGCACCTGGATACCCACAGCAAGGAGCCAGCCTACAGGTGTGATTTTGAGAACTGCAGCTTCAGTGCGCGATCCCTCTGCTCTATCAAGTCGCATTACCGAAAAGTGCATGAA GGAGACTCAGAGCCAAGGTACAAGTGTCACGTGTGCGACAAATGCTTCACGAGGGGCAACAACCTCACTGTGCATCTTCGTGAGAAGCACCAGTTCAAGTGGCCCTCAGGGCACCCCCGTTTTCG GTACAAGGAGCACGAAGATGGCTACATGCGGCTGCAGCTGGTTCGCTACGAGAGCGTGGAGCTGACGCAGCAGCTGCTACGGCAGCCGCAGGACGGATCAGGCCTGGGAGCAGCACTGAGTGAGAGCAGCCTGCAGGGCATCCTTCTCGAAGCAGTGCCAGGGgagccaggaccccaggaggaggctgaagaggaagaggagggcggGAGCAGTGAGGGGACAGGCCTCTCAGCCTCTCAGGACACTCCCAGCCCCGTCATCCACGTGGTGAATCAGACCAACGCCCAAGGCGAGCAAGAGATCGTCTACTATGTGTTGTCCGAAGCCCCGGGAgagccccccccagcccctgagcCCCCCTCAGGGGACATCATGGAAAAGCTTCAGGGAATAGCCGAGGAGTCCGAAGTCCGGATGGTGTGA
- the C2CD2L gene encoding phospholipid transfer protein C2CD2L isoform X2: protein MDPGWGQQDVGWAALLILFAASLLTVFGWLLQYARGLWQARARGGRGPGPALAAEPAGSPRELGVWRSLLRLRPTRAGAPEEPGVRGLLASLFAFKSFRENWQRAWVRALNEQACRDGSSIQITFEEVPQVPPRASISHVTCIDQSERTMVLRCQLSAEEVMFPVSVTQQSPAAVSMETYYVTLTLPPTQLEVSLEEIPDEGLLVSWAFTDRPDLSLTVLPKLQARERGEEQVELSTIEELIEDTIVSTQPAMMVNLRACSAPGGPVPSEKPPIVPQAQPAISRPTRLFLRQLRASHLGSELEGTGGLCCVAELDNPLQQKWTKPMSAGPEVEWTEDLALDLGPQSRELSLKVLRSNSCGDTELLGQITLSVGPPSRPLSRRQVCPLAPGPGKALGPAATMAVELQYEEGSPRNLGTPTPSTPRPSITPTKKIELDRTIMPDGTIVTTVTTVQSRPRVEGKLDSPSRSPSKVEVTEKTTTVLSESSGPSSASHSSSRESHLSNGLDPVAETAIRQLTEPSGRAAKKTPTKRSTLIISGVSKVPIAQDELALSLGYAASLDASMQDDAGTCGGPSSPPSDPPAMSPGPLDALSSPTSVQEADETTRSDISERPSVDDVESETGSTGALETRSLKDHKVSFLRSGTKLIFRRRPRQKEAGLSQSHDDLSNTAATPSVRKKAGSFSRRLIKRFSFKSKPKANGNPSPQL, encoded by the exons ATGGATCCGGGCTGGGGGCAGCAGGACGTGGGCTGGGCGGCCCTGCTGATCCTCTTCGCCGCCTCGCTGCTCACGGTGTTTGGCTGGCTGCTACAGTATGCCCGGGGCTTGTGGCAGGCGCGGGCccgcgggggccgggggccgggacCCGCCTTAGCTGCCGAGCCCGCGGGCTCCCCGCGGGAGCTGGGCGTGTGGCGCTCGCTGCTGCGGCTGCGGCCGACTCGGGCCGGTGCCCCCGAGGAGCCAGGCGTCCGGGGCCTCCTGGCGTCGCTCTTCGCCTTCAAGTCTTTCCGAGAGAACTGGCAACGGGCTTGGGTGCGAGCGCTGAACGAGCAGGCCTGCAGGGACGGG AGTTCCATCCAAATCACCTTTGAGGAGGTGCCCCAAGTCCCACCCAGAGCCAGCATTAGTCATGTGACCTGCATAGACCAATCGGAGCGCACCATG GTGCTGCGTTGCCAGCTCTCTGCTGAGGAGGTGATGTTCCCAGTCTCTGTGACCCAGCAGTCCCCCGCTGCCGTCTCCATGGAGACCTACTACGTCACTCTGACACTGCCACCAACACAG TTGGAAGTCAGCCTGGAGGAAATCCCTGATGAGGGCCTGCTCGTGTCCTGGGCCTTTACTGATCGCCCAGACCTCAGCCTGACGGTGCTTCCCAAGCTGCAGGCCAGGGAG agagGCGAGGAGCAAGTGGAGCTCTCCACCATTGAAGAATTGATTGAGGACACCATTGTCAGCACCCAGCCGGCCATGATGGTCAACCTCAGGGCTTGCTCTGCGCCTGGAGGCCCG GTACCCAGTGAGAAGCCACCCATAGTGCCCCAGGCACAGCCAGCCATCTCCAGGCCTACCCGGTTATTCCTCCGGCAGCTTCGAGCGTCTCACCTGGGAAGTGAGTTGGAAG GTACTGGGGGACTGTGCTGTGTAGCTGAGCTCGACAACCCGCTGCAACAGAAGTGGACCAAGCCCATGAGCGCTGGTCCCGAGGTGGAGTGGACTGAGGACCTGGCCCT GGATCTGGGCCCCCAGAGCCGGGAGCTGAGCCTCAAAGTACTGAGGAGCAACAGCTGTGGAGACA CTGAACTCTTGGGCCAGATCACACTGTCTGTGGGGCCCCCTTCCAGACCTCTCTCCCGAAGACAGGTATGCCCACTCGCCCCTGGGCCAGGGAAAGCCCTGGGACCAGCGGCCACCATGGCAGTAGAG CTTCAGTATGAGGAGGGCTCGCCCCGGAACCTGGGCACTCCCACTCCCTCCACTCCACGCCCCAGCATCACACCCACCAAGAAGATCGAGTTAGACCGGACCATCATGCCTGATGGCACCATTGTGACCACAGTCACCACCGTCCAGTCCCGGCCCCGTGTAGAAGGGAAACTAG actccccctcccgctccccgtCCAAGGTGGAGGTGACCGAGAAGACGACAACTGTGCTGAGTGAGAGCAGTGGCCCCAGCAGTGCTTCCCACAGCAGCAGCC GGGAGAGCCACCTGTCCAACGGCTTGGACCCTGTAGCAGAGACAGCGATTCGGCAGCTCACTGAGCCCAGCGGGCGGGCAGCCAAAAAGACACCCACCAAGCGTAGCACTCTTATCATCTCTGGCGTTTCCAAG GTGCCCATTGCTCAGGACGAGTTGGCACTGTCTCTGGGCTATGCGGCATCCCTGGACGCCTCAATGCAGGATGATGCAGGAACCTGTGGAGGTCCCTCCTCACCGCCCTCAGACCCACCAGCCATGTCCCCAGGACCCCTCGATGCCCTCTCCAGCCCCACCAGCGTCCAGGAAGCAGATGAGACAACACGTTCGGACATTTCTGAGAGACCATCTGTGGATGACGTCGAGTCGGAAACAGGGTCTACGGGTGCGCTGGAGACCCGCAGCCTCAAGGATCACAAAG tGAGTTTCCTGCGCAGTGGCACAAAGCTTATCTTCCGCCGGAGGCCTCGACAGAAGGAAGCTGGTCTGAGCCAATCACACGATGACCTCTCCAACACGGCGGCCACACCCAGTGTCCGAAAGAAGGCTGGCAGCTTTTCTCGCCGCCTTATCAAGCGCTTTTCCTTCAAATCCAAACCCAAGGCCAATGGCaatcccagcccccagctctga
- the DPAGT1 gene encoding UDP-N-acetylglucosamine--dolichyl-phosphate N-acetylglucosaminephosphotransferase, producing the protein MWAFPALPMPLLVNLIGSLLGFVATVTLIPAFRGHFIAAHLCGQDLNKTGRQQIPESQGVISGAVFLIILFCFIPFPFLNCFMEERCKAFPHHEFVALIGALLAICCMIFLGFADDVLNLRWRHKLLLPTAASLPLLMVYFTNFGNTTIVVPKPFRPILGLHLDLGILYYVYMGLLAVFCTNAINILAGINGLEAGQSLVIAASIIVFNLVELEGDYRDDHVFSLYFMIPFFFTTLGLLYHNWYPSRVFVGDTFCYFAGMTFAVVGILGHFSKTMLLFFMPQVFNFLYSLPQLLHIIPCPRHRIPRLNTKTGKLEMSYSKFKTKNLSFLGTFILKVADSLQLVTVRQSEHEDGAFTECNNMTLINLLLKVVGPMHERNLTLLLLLLQILGSAVTFSIRYQLVRLFYDV; encoded by the exons ATGTGGGCCTTCCCGGCGTTGCCAATGCCGCTGCTGGTGAATTTGATCGGCTCGCTGCTGGGATTTGTGGCCACGGTCACCCTCATCCCCGCCTTCCGTGGCCACTTCATCGCCGCGCACCTCTGTGGCCAGGACCTCAACAAAACCGGCCGGCAGCAAAT CCCAGAGTCCCAGGGAGTGATCAGCGGTGCTGTTTTCCTTATCATCCTCTTCTGCTTcatccctttccctttcctgaaCTGCTTTATGGAGGAGCGGTGTAAAGCCTTCCCGCACCATGAA TTTGTGGCCCTGATAGGTGCGCTCCTTGCCATCTGCTGCATGATTTTCCTGGGCTTTGCGGACGATGTACTGAATCTGCGCTGGCGCCATAAGCTGCTGCTGCCTACAGCTGCCTCATTACCTCTTCTCATGGTCTATTTCACCAACTTTGGCAACACGACCATTGTGGTGCCCAAGCCTTTCCGGCCGATTCTTGGCCTCCATCTGGACTTGG GGATCCTGTACTATGTCTACATGGGGCTGCTGGCAGTGTTCTGTACCAATGCTATCAATATCCTAGCAGGAATTAATGGCCTAGAGGCTGGCCAGTCACTAGTCATTGCTGCTTCCATCATCGTCTTCAATCTGGTGGAGCTGGAAG GTGATTATCGGGATGATCATGTCTTTTCCCTCTACTTCATGATACCCTTTTTTTTCACCACCTTGGGATTGCTCTACCATAACTG GTACCCGTCACGGGTGTTTGTGGGAGATACCTTCTGTTACTTTGCTGGCATGACCTTTGCCGTGGTGGGCATCTTGGGACACTTCAGCAAGACCATGCTACTCTTCTTCATGCCCCAGGTGTTCAACTTCCTCTACTCACTGCCTCAGCTCCTGCATATCATACCCTGCCCTCGCCACCGTATTCCCAG ACTCAATACCAAGACAGGCAAACTGGAGATGAGCTATTCCAAGTTCAAGACCAAGAACCTCTCTTTCTTGGGCACCTTTATTCTAAAG GTAGCAGACAGTCTCCAGCTAGTGACGGTGCGCCAGAGCGAGCATGAGGATGGTGCCTTCACGGAGTGTAACAACATGACCCTCATCAACTTGCTCCTTAAGGTCGTCGGGCCCATGCATGAGAGAAACCTGActctgctcctgctgctgctccag ATCCTTGGCAGTGCGGTCACCTTCTCCATTCGGTACCAGCTTGTCCGGCTCTTCTACGATGTCTGA
- the H2AX gene encoding histone H2AX — MGGGRKAKRGTRPGRGGSGVDPFPLKILGPHRFPRGSRGGSDSTLFVFRFWSPAVAFKSGALHLDWLPQGVVGWLRATAPPRLFPRAKGFQIGPIGGRAPSAVARHGRVNCNQPEAGIREKSQSGGRGGVPWGLIRAAPGRARQQLDCGGQLSVGPLRGVPLHRSATSRSMSGRGKTGGKARAKAKSRSSRAGLQFPVGRVHRLLRKGHYAERVGAGAPVYLAAVLEYLTAEILELAGNAARDNKKTRIIPRHLQLAIRNDEELNKLLGGVTIAQGGVLPNIQAVLLPKKTSATVGPKAPAGGKKATQASQEY, encoded by the coding sequence atgggaggagggagaaaggcgAAGAGAGGGACCAGACCTGGAAGGGGAGGCAGTGGCGTTGAcccctttcctttaaaaatcctAGGCCCTCACAGATTTCCCAGAGGCTCCAGAGGTGGCTCAGACTCCACCCTCTTTGTCTTCCGGTTCTGGTCTCCAGCTGTAGCATTTAAATCTGGCGCCCTTCACCTGGATTGGCTACCTCAGGGAGTGGTGGGCTGGCTGCGTGCTACCGCTCCTCCTCGCCTTTTTCCCCGGGCAAAAGGTTTTCAAATCGGACCAATCGGCGGGCGCGCTCCCTCAGCCGTGGCGCGTCACGGAAGGGTTAACTGCAACCAACCGGAGGCGGGTATTCGAGAAAAGAGCCAATCAGGAGGGCGCGGAGGTGTGCCCTGGGGGCTTATAAGGGCGGCCCCTGGGCGCGCGCGGCAGCAGTTGGACTGCGGCGGGCAGCTCTCCGTTGGCCCCCTTCGAGGCGTCCCTCTTCACCGCTCTGCTACCTCGCGCAGCATGTCGGGCCGCGGCAAGACCGGCGGCAAGGCCCGCGCCAAGGCCAAATCACGCTCGTCGCGCGCCGGCCTCCAGTTCCCAGTGGGCCGCGTGCACCGGCTGCTGCGGAAGGGCCACTACGCCGAGCGGGTCGGCGCCGGCGCGCCCGTGTACCTGGCGGCGGTGCTCGAGTACCTCACCGCGGAGATCCTGGAGCTGGCGGGCAACGCGGCCCGCGACAACAAGAAGACGCGGATCATCCCCCGCCACCTGCAGCTGGCCATCCGCAACGACGAGGAGCTCAACAAGCTGCTGGGCGGCGTGACGATCGCCCAGGGAGGCGTCCTGCCCAACATCCAGGCCGTGCTGCTGCCCAAGAAGACCAGCGCCACCGTGGGGCCGAAGGCGCCCGCGGGCGGCAAGAAGGCCACCCAGGCCTCTCAGGAGTACTGA
- the C2CD2L gene encoding phospholipid transfer protein C2CD2L isoform X1, which yields MDPGWGQQDVGWAALLILFAASLLTVFGWLLQYARGLWQARARGGRGPGPALAAEPAGSPRELGVWRSLLRLRPTRAGAPEEPGVRGLLASLFAFKSFRENWQRAWVRALNEQACRDGSSIQITFEEVPQVPPRASISHVTCIDQSERTMVLRCQLSAEEVMFPVSVTQQSPAAVSMETYYVTLTLPPTQLEVSLEEIPDEGLLVSWAFTDRPDLSLTVLPKLQARERGEEQVELSTIEELIEDTIVSTQPAMMVNLRACSAPGGPVPSEKPPIVPQAQPAISRPTRLFLRQLRASHLGSELEGTGGLCCVAELDNPLQQKWTKPMSAGPEVEWTEDLALDLGPQSRELSLKVLRSNSCGDTELLGQITLSVGPPSRPLSRRQVCPLAPGPGKALGPAATMAVELQYEEGSPRNLGTPTPSTPRPSITPTKKIELDRTIMPDGTIVTTVTTVQSRPRVEGKLDSPSRSPSKVEVTEKTTTVLSESSGPSSASHSSSPGESHLSNGLDPVAETAIRQLTEPSGRAAKKTPTKRSTLIISGVSKVPIAQDELALSLGYAASLDASMQDDAGTCGGPSSPPSDPPAMSPGPLDALSSPTSVQEADETTRSDISERPSVDDVESETGSTGALETRSLKDHKVSFLRSGTKLIFRRRPRQKEAGLSQSHDDLSNTAATPSVRKKAGSFSRRLIKRFSFKSKPKANGNPSPQL from the exons ATGGATCCGGGCTGGGGGCAGCAGGACGTGGGCTGGGCGGCCCTGCTGATCCTCTTCGCCGCCTCGCTGCTCACGGTGTTTGGCTGGCTGCTACAGTATGCCCGGGGCTTGTGGCAGGCGCGGGCccgcgggggccgggggccgggacCCGCCTTAGCTGCCGAGCCCGCGGGCTCCCCGCGGGAGCTGGGCGTGTGGCGCTCGCTGCTGCGGCTGCGGCCGACTCGGGCCGGTGCCCCCGAGGAGCCAGGCGTCCGGGGCCTCCTGGCGTCGCTCTTCGCCTTCAAGTCTTTCCGAGAGAACTGGCAACGGGCTTGGGTGCGAGCGCTGAACGAGCAGGCCTGCAGGGACGGG AGTTCCATCCAAATCACCTTTGAGGAGGTGCCCCAAGTCCCACCCAGAGCCAGCATTAGTCATGTGACCTGCATAGACCAATCGGAGCGCACCATG GTGCTGCGTTGCCAGCTCTCTGCTGAGGAGGTGATGTTCCCAGTCTCTGTGACCCAGCAGTCCCCCGCTGCCGTCTCCATGGAGACCTACTACGTCACTCTGACACTGCCACCAACACAG TTGGAAGTCAGCCTGGAGGAAATCCCTGATGAGGGCCTGCTCGTGTCCTGGGCCTTTACTGATCGCCCAGACCTCAGCCTGACGGTGCTTCCCAAGCTGCAGGCCAGGGAG agagGCGAGGAGCAAGTGGAGCTCTCCACCATTGAAGAATTGATTGAGGACACCATTGTCAGCACCCAGCCGGCCATGATGGTCAACCTCAGGGCTTGCTCTGCGCCTGGAGGCCCG GTACCCAGTGAGAAGCCACCCATAGTGCCCCAGGCACAGCCAGCCATCTCCAGGCCTACCCGGTTATTCCTCCGGCAGCTTCGAGCGTCTCACCTGGGAAGTGAGTTGGAAG GTACTGGGGGACTGTGCTGTGTAGCTGAGCTCGACAACCCGCTGCAACAGAAGTGGACCAAGCCCATGAGCGCTGGTCCCGAGGTGGAGTGGACTGAGGACCTGGCCCT GGATCTGGGCCCCCAGAGCCGGGAGCTGAGCCTCAAAGTACTGAGGAGCAACAGCTGTGGAGACA CTGAACTCTTGGGCCAGATCACACTGTCTGTGGGGCCCCCTTCCAGACCTCTCTCCCGAAGACAGGTATGCCCACTCGCCCCTGGGCCAGGGAAAGCCCTGGGACCAGCGGCCACCATGGCAGTAGAG CTTCAGTATGAGGAGGGCTCGCCCCGGAACCTGGGCACTCCCACTCCCTCCACTCCACGCCCCAGCATCACACCCACCAAGAAGATCGAGTTAGACCGGACCATCATGCCTGATGGCACCATTGTGACCACAGTCACCACCGTCCAGTCCCGGCCCCGTGTAGAAGGGAAACTAG actccccctcccgctccccgtCCAAGGTGGAGGTGACCGAGAAGACGACAACTGTGCTGAGTGAGAGCAGTGGCCCCAGCAGTGCTTCCCACAGCAGCAGCC CAGGGGAGAGCCACCTGTCCAACGGCTTGGACCCTGTAGCAGAGACAGCGATTCGGCAGCTCACTGAGCCCAGCGGGCGGGCAGCCAAAAAGACACCCACCAAGCGTAGCACTCTTATCATCTCTGGCGTTTCCAAG GTGCCCATTGCTCAGGACGAGTTGGCACTGTCTCTGGGCTATGCGGCATCCCTGGACGCCTCAATGCAGGATGATGCAGGAACCTGTGGAGGTCCCTCCTCACCGCCCTCAGACCCACCAGCCATGTCCCCAGGACCCCTCGATGCCCTCTCCAGCCCCACCAGCGTCCAGGAAGCAGATGAGACAACACGTTCGGACATTTCTGAGAGACCATCTGTGGATGACGTCGAGTCGGAAACAGGGTCTACGGGTGCGCTGGAGACCCGCAGCCTCAAGGATCACAAAG tGAGTTTCCTGCGCAGTGGCACAAAGCTTATCTTCCGCCGGAGGCCTCGACAGAAGGAAGCTGGTCTGAGCCAATCACACGATGACCTCTCCAACACGGCGGCCACACCCAGTGTCCGAAAGAAGGCTGGCAGCTTTTCTCGCCGCCTTATCAAGCGCTTTTCCTTCAAATCCAAACCCAAGGCCAATGGCaatcccagcccccagctctga
- the HINFP gene encoding histone H4 transcription factor isoform X1, with the protein MVRGGKSWREPAAEGRVKAMPPPGKVPRKENLGLQCEWGSCSFVCSAMEEFCEHVTRHLQQHMRGSGEDEEEEEDPLEEEFSCLWQECGFCSMDSSADLIRHVYFHCYHTKLKQWGLQALQSQADLSPCILDFQSRNIIPDIPDHFLCLWEHCESSFDNPEWFYRHVEAHSLCCEYQAVGKDNHVVLCGWKGCTCTFKDCRKLREHLRSHTQEKVVACPTCGGMFANNTKFLDHIRRQTSLDQQRFQCSHCSKRFATERLLRDHMRNHVNHYKCPLCDMTCPLPSSLRNHMRFRHSEDRPFKCDCCDYSCKNLIDLRKHLDTHSKEPAYRCDFENCSFSARSLCSIKSHYRKVHEGDSEPRYKCHVCDKCFTRGNNLTVHLREKHQFKWPSGHPRFRYKEHEDGYMRLQLVRYESVELTQQLLRQPQDGSGLGAALSESSLQGILLEAVPGEPGPQEEAEEEEEGGSSEGTGLSASQDTPSPVIHVVNQTNAQGEQEIVYYVLSEAPGEPPPAPEPPSGDIMEKLQGIAEESEVRMV; encoded by the exons ATGGTCCGAGGTGGGAAGAGTTGGAGAGAGCCGGCAGCCGAGGGACG GGTGAAGGCCATGCCGCCCCCGGGGAAAGTTCCCCGGAAGGAGAACCTGGGGCTCCAGTGTGAGTGGGGGTCCTGCTCCTTTGTGTGCTCGGCCATGGAGGAGTTCTGCGAGCACGTCACTCGGCACCTGCAGCAGCACATGCGCGGCTCCggggaggacgaggaggaggaggaggacccgCTCG AGGAAGAATTCTCCTGCTTGTGGCAGGAGTGTGGCTTTTGTTCTATGGACAGTTCGGCTGACCTCATCCGCCATGTCTACTTCCACTGCTACCACACCAAGCTGAAGCAGTGGGGGCTGCAGGCTCTGCAGAGCCAGGCCGACCTCAGCCCCTGCATCCTGGACTTCCAGAGCCGCAACATCATCCCTGACATCCCTGATCACTTCCTGTGTCTGTGGGAGCATTGTGAG agttccttCGACAATCCCGAGTGGTTCTATCGGCATGTGGAAGCGCACAGCCTGTGCTGTGAATACCAGGCAGTCGGCAAGGACAACCATGTGGTGCTGTGTGGCTGGAAAG GCTGTACCTGCACCTTCAAGGACTGCCGGAAGCTTCGGGAGCACCTCCGCAGCCACACCCAGGAGAAGGTGGTGGCCTGCCCCACCTGTGGGGGCATGTTTGCCAACAACACCAAGTTCTTAGATCACATCCGTCGCCAGACCTCGTTGGATC agcaGCGCTTCCAGTGCTCTCACTGTTCCAAGAGATTTGCCACGGAGCGGCTCCTGCGGGACCATATGCGTAACCATG tGAACCACTATAAGTGTCCTCTGTGTGATATGACCTGCCCGCTGCCGTCTTCCCTCCGCAACCACATGCGCTTTCGCCACAGCGAGGACCGGCCCTTCAAATGTGACTGTTGTGACTACAG CTGCAAGAATCTGATTGACCTGCGGAAGCACCTGGATACCCACAGCAAGGAGCCAGCCTACAGGTGTGATTTTGAGAACTGCAGCTTCAGTGCGCGATCCCTCTGCTCTATCAAGTCGCATTACCGAAAAGTGCATGAA GGAGACTCAGAGCCAAGGTACAAGTGTCACGTGTGCGACAAATGCTTCACGAGGGGCAACAACCTCACTGTGCATCTTCGTGAGAAGCACCAGTTCAAGTGGCCCTCAGGGCACCCCCGTTTTCG GTACAAGGAGCACGAAGATGGCTACATGCGGCTGCAGCTGGTTCGCTACGAGAGCGTGGAGCTGACGCAGCAGCTGCTACGGCAGCCGCAGGACGGATCAGGCCTGGGAGCAGCACTGAGTGAGAGCAGCCTGCAGGGCATCCTTCTCGAAGCAGTGCCAGGGgagccaggaccccaggaggaggctgaagaggaagaggagggcggGAGCAGTGAGGGGACAGGCCTCTCAGCCTCTCAGGACACTCCCAGCCCCGTCATCCACGTGGTGAATCAGACCAACGCCCAAGGCGAGCAAGAGATCGTCTACTATGTGTTGTCCGAAGCCCCGGGAgagccccccccagcccctgagcCCCCCTCAGGGGACATCATGGAAAAGCTTCAGGGAATAGCCGAGGAGTCCGAAGTCCGGATGGTGTGA